The following coding sequences lie in one Microbacterium lacus genomic window:
- a CDS encoding LysR family transcriptional regulator: protein MIDLDAIISLRAVATQGSVAAAATALGYTPSAVSQQVKRLERDTGVALLERVGRGVVLTEAGTRLVVASTPILADVERLRADLQLSAAEGGVVGEIRIAAFSTVVRGLITPVLAELAERHPDLRLPLRESEPWETIALVASGQRDLGIVHRWGGVALAMPDHLVATPLFTDVADIVMHRDHPLADRDVLHPADLAAEPFVATFEATICRQWLRRLFDGVPNAPRVVHESMEFQNHLELARAGLAVALVPRLGRGDLGPDLVAVPTIDPASTRDVLAVHRRTQADSPALQVALDAVVHRAARL, encoded by the coding sequence ATGATCGACCTGGACGCCATCATCTCGCTCCGCGCCGTGGCCACGCAGGGCAGCGTCGCGGCCGCCGCGACGGCCCTCGGGTACACCCCGTCCGCGGTGTCGCAGCAGGTAAAGCGCCTCGAGCGCGACACGGGCGTGGCTCTCCTCGAGCGCGTCGGCCGCGGCGTGGTGCTCACCGAGGCCGGCACGCGCCTCGTCGTCGCCTCCACGCCGATCCTCGCCGATGTCGAGCGGCTGCGCGCCGACCTCCAGCTCTCCGCCGCCGAGGGCGGAGTGGTCGGAGAGATCCGGATCGCCGCGTTCTCGACCGTCGTCCGCGGGCTGATCACCCCGGTGCTCGCGGAGCTCGCCGAGCGGCATCCGGATCTGCGACTGCCGCTGCGCGAGAGCGAGCCGTGGGAGACGATCGCGCTCGTCGCCTCCGGTCAGCGCGACCTCGGGATCGTGCACCGCTGGGGCGGCGTCGCGCTCGCGATGCCCGACCATCTCGTCGCCACGCCCCTGTTCACCGATGTCGCCGACATCGTCATGCACCGCGACCACCCGCTCGCCGATCGCGACGTGCTGCATCCGGCCGACCTCGCCGCGGAGCCGTTCGTCGCCACGTTCGAGGCGACGATCTGCCGGCAGTGGCTGCGGCGCCTGTTCGACGGCGTGCCGAACGCGCCGCGCGTGGTGCACGAGTCGATGGAATTCCAGAACCACCTGGAGCTCGCTCGCGCCGGTCTCGCGGTCGCGCTTGTGCCGCGCCTGGGCCGCGGTGACCTCGGGCCCGACCTCGTCGCCGTGCCGACGATCGACCCGGCCTCGACCCGCGACGTGCTGGCCGTGCACCGGCGGACGCAGGCCGACTCCCCCGCCCTTCAAGTGGCACTGGATGCCGTCGTCCACCGAGCCGCGCGTCTGTGA
- the pheA gene encoding prephenate dehydratase, translated as MTTEPETPPRRTYSYLGPAGTFTEAALAQVPEARGHTWRPVRNVGEALADVVEGRSDAAMIAIENSIDGGVSTAQDALATMPGLRIVGEYLVPVDFVLVARPGTKLEDVSLVAAHPVAYAQCLRWLTENLPAHAHLPAASNVASAVGLLDGTSDADAAISPPGILEHHELELLAEKIGDNPEAVTRFVLVARTTAPPAPTGADKTSLIAELPEDHPGALLEMLEQFATRGINLSLLASRPIGDALGRYRFVIDADGHIEDERMADALLGLRRFSPKVIFLGSYPRADRAIVRYPERYSDDVFVEARDWLRALVSGEPEV; from the coding sequence GTGACCACCGAGCCCGAGACTCCGCCGCGACGCACCTACAGCTACCTGGGCCCGGCGGGCACGTTCACCGAGGCGGCGCTCGCGCAGGTTCCGGAGGCGCGCGGACACACGTGGCGCCCGGTCCGCAACGTCGGGGAAGCGCTCGCCGACGTCGTCGAGGGCCGTTCGGATGCCGCCATGATCGCGATCGAGAACTCGATCGACGGCGGCGTCTCGACCGCCCAGGACGCCCTCGCGACGATGCCCGGCCTGCGGATCGTCGGCGAATACCTCGTCCCCGTCGACTTCGTGCTCGTCGCCCGACCCGGCACGAAGCTCGAGGACGTCTCCCTCGTCGCCGCTCATCCTGTCGCCTACGCGCAATGCCTGCGGTGGCTCACCGAGAACCTGCCCGCCCACGCGCACCTGCCCGCGGCGAGCAATGTGGCCAGCGCGGTCGGCCTTCTCGACGGGACGAGCGATGCGGATGCCGCCATCTCGCCCCCCGGAATCCTCGAGCACCACGAACTCGAGCTGCTCGCCGAGAAGATCGGCGACAACCCCGAGGCGGTCACCCGGTTCGTGCTCGTCGCCCGGACGACCGCTCCGCCGGCCCCGACCGGCGCCGATAAGACCTCGCTGATCGCGGAGCTGCCCGAAGACCACCCCGGCGCGCTGCTGGAGATGCTCGAGCAGTTCGCCACGCGCGGCATCAACCTCTCGCTCCTGGCCTCCCGCCCGATCGGCGACGCCCTCGGCCGGTACCGCTTCGTGATCGACGCCGACGGGCACATCGAGGACGAGCGCATGGCGGACGCCCTTCTCGGCCTGCGCCGTTTCAGCCCGAAGGTGATCTTCCTGGGCTCGTACCCGCGCGCCGACCGCGCGATCGTGCGCTACCCCGAGCGCTACTCCGACGACGTCTTCGTCGAGGCGCGGGACTGGCTGCGGGCCCTGGTCAGCGGCGAACCGGAGGTGTGA
- a CDS encoding TIGR03618 family F420-dependent PPOX class oxidoreductase — protein MPISDAPFVFDPADEVHARALTRLDSEQIGWLATTGRDGYPHAVPIWFLWRDGRALIFSEPATAKVRNIRHDPRVAFHLEAGDDHEQLTVLRGTAELSAQPTIEWLESVGEDYARKYRGGLAGLNLTLPQMAARYSVVIEITPRQLISW, from the coding sequence ATGCCGATCTCCGACGCTCCCTTCGTCTTCGATCCCGCCGATGAGGTGCACGCCCGCGCGCTCACCCGCCTGGATTCCGAGCAGATCGGGTGGCTCGCCACGACCGGACGCGACGGGTATCCGCACGCTGTTCCGATCTGGTTCCTCTGGCGCGACGGTCGCGCGCTCATCTTCAGCGAGCCGGCCACCGCGAAGGTGCGCAACATCCGCCACGACCCGCGCGTCGCTTTCCACCTGGAGGCGGGCGACGATCACGAGCAGCTGACCGTGCTGCGGGGGACCGCCGAGCTGTCGGCGCAGCCGACGATCGAGTGGCTCGAGTCGGTGGGTGAGGATTACGCGCGCAAGTATCGCGGCGGACTGGCGGGTCTGAATCTCACGCTCCCGCAGATGGCCGCCCGCTACAGCGTGGTGATCGAGATCACGCCTCGGCAGCTCATCTCCTGGTAG
- the pgm gene encoding phosphoglucomutase (alpha-D-glucose-1,6-bisphosphate-dependent), producing the protein MTRAGQPAEASDLIDIDELINAYYDRKPDAGIPEQRVAFGTSGHRGSSLSTSFNEDHILATTQAIVDYRTAQGIAGPLFLGRDTHGLSLPAERSAIEVLVANGVDVRVDTRDSWVPTPALSHAILAYNRGRALDDPGRSDGIVVTPSHNPPRDGGFKYNPPNGGPADTDATGWIANRANELIAGGLAGVRRTPFKDIDADALGEYDFREAYVRDLENIIDIEAIKKAGVRIGADPLGGASVEYWALIAEHYGLDLTVVNPDVDPTWKFMTLDWDEKIRMDPSSPSAMASLVAKRHDYDILTGNDADADRHGIVTPDAGLMNPNHYLAVAIDYLYAHRPGWPADAAVGKTLVSSMIIDRVAESLGRTLLEVPVGFKWFVPGLLDGSVAFGGEESAGASFLRFDGTVWTTDKDGILLCLLAAEILAVTGKTPSQRYSELEDTFGSSAYQRVDAPASPAQKAALAKLAPEAVTATELAGEPITAKLSHAPGNGAAIGGLKVQTEHAWFAARPSGTEDVYKLYAESLRGEDHLREVQEEARAVVAEALGGA; encoded by the coding sequence ATGACTCGTGCCGGACAGCCCGCAGAAGCCTCGGACCTCATCGACATCGATGAGCTGATCAACGCCTACTACGACCGCAAGCCGGATGCCGGCATCCCCGAGCAGCGGGTGGCGTTCGGTACGAGCGGCCATCGCGGATCGTCGCTGAGCACGAGCTTCAACGAGGACCACATCCTCGCCACCACCCAGGCGATCGTGGACTACCGCACCGCGCAGGGGATCGCCGGCCCGCTGTTCCTCGGCCGTGACACGCACGGCCTGTCGCTGCCGGCCGAGCGCAGCGCGATCGAGGTGCTCGTTGCGAACGGTGTCGACGTCCGCGTCGACACCCGCGATTCCTGGGTGCCGACGCCCGCTCTCAGCCACGCGATCCTCGCGTACAACCGGGGGCGCGCGCTCGATGACCCGGGCCGCTCGGACGGCATCGTGGTGACCCCGAGCCACAACCCGCCGCGCGACGGCGGATTCAAGTACAACCCGCCGAACGGCGGCCCCGCCGACACCGACGCGACCGGCTGGATCGCGAACCGCGCGAACGAGCTCATCGCCGGCGGACTCGCGGGCGTGCGCCGCACCCCGTTCAAGGACATCGACGCCGACGCGCTCGGCGAGTACGACTTCCGCGAGGCGTACGTCCGCGACCTCGAGAACATCATCGACATCGAGGCGATCAAGAAGGCCGGCGTCCGCATCGGCGCGGACCCCCTCGGCGGCGCGTCCGTGGAGTACTGGGCGCTCATCGCCGAGCACTACGGGCTCGACCTCACCGTGGTGAACCCGGACGTCGATCCGACCTGGAAGTTCATGACGCTCGACTGGGACGAGAAGATCCGCATGGATCCCTCCTCGCCGAGCGCGATGGCCTCCCTCGTCGCGAAGCGCCACGACTACGACATCCTTACCGGGAACGACGCGGATGCCGACCGCCACGGCATCGTCACCCCGGACGCCGGGCTGATGAACCCGAACCACTACCTCGCCGTCGCGATCGACTACCTGTATGCGCACCGCCCGGGGTGGCCCGCGGATGCCGCCGTGGGCAAGACCCTGGTGAGCTCGATGATCATCGACCGGGTGGCGGAGTCGCTCGGCCGCACGCTCCTGGAGGTGCCGGTCGGCTTCAAGTGGTTCGTCCCGGGCCTGCTCGACGGCTCGGTCGCGTTCGGTGGCGAGGAGTCCGCCGGCGCGTCCTTCCTCCGGTTCGACGGAACCGTGTGGACGACCGACAAGGACGGCATCCTGCTGTGCCTGCTGGCCGCCGAGATTCTGGCGGTGACGGGCAAGACCCCGTCGCAGCGCTACAGCGAACTCGAGGACACGTTCGGCTCGTCCGCGTACCAGCGGGTCGACGCCCCCGCCTCGCCGGCGCAGAAGGCCGCGCTCGCGAAGCTCGCACCCGAGGCGGTGACCGCGACCGAGCTCGCCGGCGAGCCGATCACCGCGAAGCTCTCGCACGCGCCGGGCAACGGTGCGGCGATCGGGGGCCTCAAGGTCCAGACCGAGCACGCGTGGTTCGCGGCGCGCCCCTCGGGCACGGAGGACGTGTACAAGCTGTACGCCGAGTCGCTTCGCGGCGAGGACCACTTGCGCGAAGTGCAGGAGGAGGCCCGCGCGGTCGTCGCGGAGGCGCTCGGCGGGGCCTGA
- a CDS encoding deoxyribodipyrimidine photo-lyase gives MTAPSIVWFRDDLRLADNPALRAAIDRDEPIIALYVFDEESDGIRPLGGAAKWWLHGSLASLGERLAERGGALVLRRGPAGRVIRDVAKESGAGAVFWNRRYGGAERAIDADLKDGLRADGLTVESFAGSLLFEPWTVTTGAGTPYAVFTPFWRACQAMPAPRAPLPEPREVPAPGRTPKSDDLDDWELLPTKPDWAAGLRETWEPGEPAARARLRDFLAEDLGSYDDSRDEPSTGSTSRLSPRLRWGEISPYQVWHETAEARGTGAKAASAGRFLSEIGWREFAAHTLFHFPDLATKNLRSEFDAFPWPRLKPTQLEAWQKGKTGIPLVDAGMRELWHTGIMHNRIRMVTASFLIKNLLIDWRRGEEWFWDTLVDADGASNPFNWQWVAGSGADAAPYFRVFNPELQAKKFDPRALYIRQWAPEYSSGEATEDAIVELGETRKRALAAYEEMRRTPRS, from the coding sequence ATGACTGCGCCCTCGATCGTCTGGTTCCGCGACGACCTGCGTCTGGCCGACAACCCGGCCCTCCGCGCCGCGATCGATCGGGACGAGCCGATCATCGCGCTGTACGTCTTCGACGAGGAGTCCGACGGCATCCGGCCCCTCGGCGGCGCCGCGAAGTGGTGGCTGCACGGCTCGCTCGCGTCTCTCGGCGAGCGCCTCGCCGAGCGGGGCGGCGCGCTCGTGCTGCGCCGCGGCCCCGCGGGGCGGGTCATCCGCGACGTCGCGAAGGAGTCCGGTGCGGGAGCGGTGTTCTGGAACCGGCGCTACGGCGGCGCCGAGCGGGCGATCGACGCCGACCTGAAGGACGGCCTGCGCGCGGACGGGCTCACGGTGGAATCCTTCGCGGGCTCCCTGCTGTTCGAGCCGTGGACCGTGACCACGGGTGCCGGCACCCCGTACGCCGTGTTCACCCCGTTCTGGCGGGCGTGCCAGGCGATGCCCGCGCCGCGGGCGCCCCTCCCCGAGCCGCGCGAGGTGCCGGCGCCCGGCCGGACACCGAAGAGCGACGACCTCGACGATTGGGAGCTGCTGCCGACGAAGCCCGACTGGGCGGCGGGTCTGCGTGAGACCTGGGAGCCGGGCGAGCCGGCGGCGCGGGCGCGGCTGCGCGATTTCCTCGCCGAGGACCTGGGCTCGTACGACGACTCGCGCGACGAGCCGTCCACCGGCTCGACCTCCCGGCTCTCGCCGCGCCTGCGGTGGGGCGAGATCAGCCCGTACCAGGTGTGGCACGAGACGGCGGAGGCCCGCGGCACCGGGGCGAAGGCCGCGTCCGCGGGGCGGTTCCTCTCCGAGATCGGCTGGCGCGAGTTCGCCGCGCACACGCTGTTCCACTTCCCGGATCTCGCGACGAAGAACCTGCGGTCCGAGTTCGACGCGTTCCCCTGGCCGCGGCTCAAGCCCACGCAGCTCGAAGCCTGGCAGAAGGGGAAGACCGGCATCCCCCTCGTCGACGCCGGAATGCGCGAACTCTGGCACACCGGCATCATGCACAACCGGATCCGGATGGTCACCGCGTCCTTCCTCATCAAGAACCTGCTGATCGACTGGCGGCGGGGCGAGGAGTGGTTCTGGGACACGCTCGTCGACGCCGACGGCGCCTCGAACCCGTTCAACTGGCAGTGGGTCGCGGGCTCGGGCGCCGATGCGGCGCCGTACTTCCGCGTGTTCAACCCCGAGTTGCAGGCCAAGAAGTTCGACCCGCGCGCGCTGTACATCCGGCAGTGGGCGCCGGAGTACTCGAGCGGGGAGGCGACCGAGGACGCGATCGTGGAGCTCGGCGAGACCCGCAAGCGCGCACTCGCCGCCTATGAGGAGATGCGCCGCACCCCGCGGAGCTGA
- a CDS encoding glycoside hydrolase family 5 protein: protein MTHLLKVHGTRILNGADPIVLRGFGLGGWMNMENFITGYAGTESQMRRALRGVLGDEGYARFFDRFLAVFFTDRDAAFLKSLGLNSVRIPFNYRHFESDDAPFEIREEGFRLLDAVVDVCARHGIYAILDLHAVPGAQNQHWHSDNPTQWAHFWSQRQFQDRVVNLWEHIAAHYRGNPWVAGYNPINEPGDAEGSTIGPFYRRLEAAIRAVDPDHILFLDGNRYSTQFDQLGDPLPNCVYTAHDYALPGFVDGGPYPGVSRGQYVDRDIVEQTFLARTAYMRETGTPIWVGEFGPVYTGDPERDGQRLRLLEDQLAIFSRHDASWALWTYKDIGLQGVVTADPDSEYMTRIAPFLERKKRFGVDSWGATDEGVRHLLEPIEALFREEFPDFQPYPWGAPRWIHGHVRHVMFAEAMVGEYARAFEGVGPEDAERIADAFAFENCRAREPLAQILRRSVGALQR from the coding sequence ATGACCCACTTGCTGAAGGTGCACGGTACCCGCATCCTGAACGGAGCGGATCCGATCGTGCTGCGCGGCTTCGGCCTCGGCGGCTGGATGAACATGGAGAACTTCATCACCGGGTACGCCGGAACCGAGTCGCAGATGCGTCGGGCGCTGCGCGGCGTCCTCGGCGACGAGGGGTACGCACGCTTCTTCGACCGGTTCCTCGCGGTGTTCTTCACCGATCGCGATGCGGCATTCCTGAAGAGCCTCGGCCTGAACTCCGTGCGGATCCCGTTCAACTACCGCCACTTCGAGAGCGATGATGCACCGTTCGAGATCCGCGAGGAGGGCTTCCGACTTCTGGACGCCGTCGTGGACGTATGCGCGCGGCACGGCATCTACGCGATCCTCGACCTGCACGCGGTCCCCGGCGCGCAGAACCAGCACTGGCACAGCGATAACCCGACGCAGTGGGCGCACTTCTGGTCGCAGCGGCAGTTCCAGGATCGCGTCGTCAATCTCTGGGAACACATCGCCGCGCACTACCGAGGCAACCCGTGGGTGGCCGGATACAACCCGATCAACGAACCGGGTGACGCGGAGGGCTCGACCATCGGGCCCTTCTATCGTCGCCTCGAGGCCGCGATCCGCGCCGTCGATCCGGATCACATCCTGTTTCTGGACGGAAACCGCTATTCGACGCAGTTCGACCAGCTCGGCGACCCGCTCCCCAACTGTGTGTACACGGCTCACGACTACGCCCTGCCAGGGTTCGTCGACGGTGGCCCCTACCCCGGCGTCAGCCGCGGACAGTACGTCGACCGCGACATCGTGGAGCAGACGTTCCTGGCCCGCACCGCGTACATGCGTGAAACGGGGACCCCGATCTGGGTGGGCGAATTCGGCCCGGTCTACACCGGAGACCCCGAACGGGACGGGCAGCGGCTCCGATTGCTCGAGGACCAGCTCGCGATCTTCTCGCGGCACGACGCGAGTTGGGCGCTGTGGACGTACAAGGACATCGGGCTGCAGGGAGTGGTCACGGCGGACCCCGACTCGGAGTACATGACGCGCATCGCGCCGTTCCTGGAGAGGAAGAAGCGATTCGGAGTGGACTCATGGGGAGCGACGGACGAGGGCGTGCGGCACCTTCTCGAGCCCATCGAGGCACTCTTCCGCGAGGAGTTCCCCGACTTCCAGCCTTATCCCTGGGGGGCGCCCCGCTGGATCCACGGTCACGTGCGGCACGTCATGTTCGCCGAGGCGATGGTCGGCGAGTATGCCCGCGCGTTCGAGGGTGTCGGACCCGAGGACGCGGAGCGCATCGCCGATGCGTTCGCGTTCGAGAACTGCCGCGCCAGAGAGCCGCTCGCGCAGATCCTCCGTCGATCCGTCGGCGCTCTCCAGAGATGA
- a CDS encoding LacI family DNA-binding transcriptional regulator: protein MAASTRVTLATIAAETGVSVTTISKVLNGRGDVADATRTRVEAHLQRRGYSRRGSDRSDFVEVVLHELDPNWSLEVIDGVREVAAESGLTVSLSVSGDRHAPAADWVTDVLRRRPAGVVLVSAGLPAAGRRKLGARGIPFVVLDPAGDPAPAVAAVGSANWQGGLLATRHLIELGHRAIAAITGPADMMSSLARVDGYRSAMKAANLDARPEWERYGDFRESGGERHAADLLALEESPTAIFAGSDLQALGVLRVAARAGIAVPGDLSVVGYDDIPLARLMTPALTTVHQPLRRMAEEATRLVLKMKSGVEVEAARIDLATSLVVRDSSAPPRR from the coding sequence ATGGCTGCGTCGACGCGGGTGACGCTGGCGACGATCGCGGCGGAGACCGGGGTGTCGGTAACCACGATCTCGAAGGTGCTCAACGGCCGGGGAGATGTCGCCGACGCGACACGTACCCGGGTGGAGGCTCACCTTCAGCGGCGGGGCTACTCCCGGCGGGGTTCCGACCGCAGTGATTTCGTCGAAGTCGTGCTGCACGAGCTCGATCCCAACTGGTCGCTCGAGGTGATCGACGGCGTCCGGGAGGTCGCCGCGGAATCCGGGCTGACAGTCTCCCTGTCCGTCAGCGGCGATCGTCATGCGCCTGCCGCGGATTGGGTGACGGACGTGCTGCGTCGCCGACCCGCCGGTGTGGTGCTCGTTTCCGCGGGGCTCCCGGCGGCGGGAAGGCGCAAGCTCGGCGCTCGCGGCATCCCCTTCGTCGTCCTCGACCCTGCCGGCGACCCCGCGCCCGCCGTGGCAGCGGTCGGCTCCGCCAACTGGCAGGGTGGGCTGCTCGCCACGCGTCACCTCATCGAGCTCGGCCACCGGGCGATCGCCGCCATCACCGGGCCGGCAGACATGATGTCGTCATTGGCGCGGGTCGACGGCTACCGGTCGGCGATGAAGGCGGCGAATCTGGACGCTCGTCCGGAGTGGGAACGATACGGGGACTTCCGCGAGTCGGGGGGAGAACGCCACGCCGCCGACCTGCTCGCCCTCGAGGAGTCCCCGACCGCGATCTTCGCAGGCAGCGATCTGCAGGCGCTCGGTGTGCTGCGCGTCGCCGCGCGCGCCGGCATCGCCGTGCCGGGGGATCTCTCGGTGGTCGGGTACGACGACATCCCCCTCGCCCGGCTGATGACTCCAGCGCTCACGACCGTCCATCAGCCATTGCGGCGCATGGCGGAGGAGGCGACGCGGCTGGTCCTGAAGATGAAGTCCGGCGTCGAGGTCGAGGCGGCTCGGATCGACCTTGCGACCTCTCTCGTGGTGCGGGACTCGAGTGCCCCGCCGCGACGGTGA
- a CDS encoding LLM class flavin-dependent oxidoreductase, producing MSSPALPALSVLDLVPVRTAQTSSEAIASSLDLVQRADELGYRRYWFAEHHNMPAVASTTPPVLIAAAAARSTRIRVGSGGVMLPNHAPLVVAEQFAALEALAPGRIDLGIGRAPGSDPVITQLLRMAGTTSDVERFPEHVRDIRGLLSGDGATVRFTSGGTYDVHATPAATTVPEVWLLGSSDYSAQLAASLGLPYVFANHFSGEGLERALDLYRTGYRPSEEHPEPATFLTINAVAAPTAEEAEARALPQLRMMARLRTGKPLTALETVEQARSALAAEGDVQAEGIMAAARRRWLVGSGEDVRTGLTEFATRHGVDEVMISPVAGAFDGEPMDAALARRQTLELLAA from the coding sequence ATGTCCTCACCCGCGCTTCCCGCTCTGTCCGTCCTCGACCTCGTTCCGGTGCGCACCGCGCAGACCAGTTCGGAGGCGATCGCGTCCTCGCTCGATCTGGTGCAGCGCGCCGATGAGCTCGGCTACCGCCGCTACTGGTTCGCCGAGCACCACAACATGCCGGCCGTGGCCTCGACGACCCCGCCCGTGCTGATCGCGGCGGCAGCCGCTCGCAGCACGCGCATCCGCGTCGGATCCGGCGGGGTGATGCTCCCCAACCACGCACCGCTCGTCGTCGCCGAGCAGTTCGCCGCACTCGAGGCGCTCGCGCCGGGACGCATCGACCTCGGCATCGGCCGGGCGCCGGGCAGCGACCCCGTGATCACGCAGCTCCTGCGCATGGCCGGCACGACCTCGGATGTCGAGCGCTTCCCCGAGCACGTGCGCGACATCCGCGGGCTCCTCTCCGGCGACGGCGCGACCGTGCGCTTCACGAGCGGCGGCACGTACGACGTGCACGCCACCCCCGCGGCGACGACCGTGCCCGAGGTGTGGCTGCTGGGCTCGAGCGATTACTCGGCCCAGCTGGCGGCATCCCTGGGTCTGCCCTACGTCTTCGCCAACCACTTCTCCGGCGAGGGGTTGGAGCGCGCGCTCGATCTGTACCGCACCGGCTACCGGCCGTCCGAGGAGCACCCCGAACCGGCGACGTTCCTCACGATCAACGCGGTCGCCGCGCCCACCGCCGAGGAAGCAGAGGCCCGCGCCCTTCCGCAGCTGCGGATGATGGCGCGCCTGCGCACCGGCAAGCCGCTCACCGCCCTCGAGACCGTCGAGCAGGCCCGTTCCGCCCTCGCGGCCGAGGGCGATGTCCAGGCCGAAGGCATCATGGCCGCCGCCCGTCGGCGATGGCTCGTCGGCAGCGGCGAAGACGTGCGCACCGGGCTCACCGAGTTCGCCACGCGGCACGGGGTCGACGAGGTCATGATCTCGCCCGTCGCGGGAGCGTTCGACGGCGAGCCGATGGATGCCGCGCTCGCCCGCCGGCAGACGCTCGAGCTGCTCGCGGCCTGA
- a CDS encoding EamA family transporter, with protein MNRRDMILAASVASLWGFNFVVIDWGMRGIPPLLFVAIRFLVVAAAVVFVPRPATSWRTIVGVGLFMSLGQFGLLYTSMALGLQPGLAALLLQAQAVFTIVIAAGVLKERPTVWQVVGVAVGVIGLAVVAVGRGGNAPALAVMLALAAAASWAIGNVISRRAGVVRGSGRFGALSLTVWSALVVPVPALALSFAIEGPAAIGTGLAAFGWRPVLSTLYTAVLCTIIGYAIFNGLLARNRSAAVVPWVLLAPVVAMASAALLLRQIPTIAEAVGGLLLVAGVLVTSLRSRRVAAQPSGPDLGPGAESGPRPGTGLPASTVPKHG; from the coding sequence GTGAACAGACGCGACATGATCCTCGCGGCGAGCGTCGCGAGCCTGTGGGGCTTCAACTTCGTCGTGATCGATTGGGGGATGCGCGGCATCCCGCCCCTGCTCTTCGTCGCGATCCGCTTCCTCGTCGTCGCGGCGGCGGTCGTGTTCGTGCCGCGGCCGGCGACCTCGTGGCGGACGATCGTCGGGGTCGGGCTCTTCATGAGTCTCGGGCAATTCGGTCTGCTGTACACATCGATGGCGCTCGGCCTGCAGCCCGGGCTCGCGGCGCTCCTGCTGCAGGCGCAGGCGGTCTTCACGATCGTGATCGCGGCCGGCGTCCTGAAGGAACGGCCGACCGTGTGGCAGGTGGTCGGCGTCGCCGTGGGCGTGATCGGGCTCGCGGTGGTCGCGGTGGGTCGCGGCGGCAACGCCCCGGCGCTCGCCGTCATGCTCGCCCTCGCCGCCGCCGCCTCGTGGGCGATCGGCAATGTGATCTCGCGGCGGGCGGGGGTCGTGCGCGGCTCGGGACGGTTCGGCGCGCTCTCGCTCACGGTGTGGTCGGCGCTCGTCGTCCCTGTGCCCGCCCTCGCGCTGTCGTTCGCGATCGAGGGTCCCGCGGCGATCGGCACGGGACTCGCCGCCTTCGGCTGGCGGCCCGTGCTGTCGACGCTGTACACCGCCGTCCTGTGCACGATCATCGGCTACGCGATCTTCAACGGACTGCTCGCCCGCAACCGCTCGGCGGCGGTCGTGCCGTGGGTGCTGCTGGCGCCGGTCGTCGCCATGGCCTCGGCGGCACTGCTCCTCAGGCAGATCCCGACGATCGCCGAGGCCGTCGGTGGGCTGCTCCTGGTCGCCGGGGTGCTGGTGACCAGTCTCCGCTCCCGGCGCGTCGCCGCCCAGCCGTCGGGCCCCGATTTGGGCCCGGGTGCCGAGTCCGGCCCTCGACCCGGGACCGGTCTGCCGGCATCCACCGTGCCGAAACACGGCTGA